The nucleotide window TATTAATCTCATAATTGGCCTTGCCGTTGCGGTGATGACGGCGCTAACGCTGTTCGGCGGCGTCAAACGCATCGGCCGGGTAACGGAGCTGATTGTGCCGTTCATGGCGGCTTTATATATCCTTGCGTCGCTCGCCGTCATCGTTGTGAACATCGGCTCGGTTGGCACGGTGTTTGCTAAAATCCTGCATGACGCCTTTTCTCCGGCGGCGGCGCTCGGCGGGGCGGCGGGCATCTCCATTAAAACGGCTGTCGGCTGGGGCTTTCGGCGCGGCGTTTTCTCTAACGAGGCAGGGCTTGGCTCGGCCCCCATCGCCCATGCGTCGTCAAGCGAAATTAACCCCGTCAAGCAGGGGCTGTACGGCGTTTTCGAGGTGTTTGTCGACACCATCGTGCTCTGTACGCTGACGGGGCTGACGCTTTTAATGAGCGGCATTGTCATCCCGTATGGGACGCACGGGACGACCGCCCTCAACATCGCGTCGTTCGGCACGGTCTTCGGGGACAAAGCCGCGGGCGTCATCCTCGCCGTCGGCATGTCGATGTTCGCCTTGGCAACGGTGTTTGGCTGGGCGCTATATGGCACGCGCTGCGCGGAATACTTGTTCGGTACCGGGTGTATTAAGTATTATCAGGCGCTTTATGTGCTTGTCACCGTCGCGGGGGCGACAGTGGATTTAGAGTCGGTCTGGCAGCTTGCCGACACGCTCAACGGCTTGATGGCCATTCCGAATCTCATTGCCGTGATGGCCCTGACCGGCGTCGTCGCGAAGCTGACTAAGGAGCATTTTGAGGGGCATGAACAGTGCCTCAGAGCCAACATCCCAAAGCGGCAGAGCAAAAACAGGCACCGCGCCTAAACGCGGTGCCTGTCGTTTGAGAGGCTATTTCTGAGCTTTCATAAGAACGGACCCGATCATATCGGCGATCAGCAGGAGCGTTGAGGCTCGGTGCAGATTCAACACGGTTGTGCTGATTGTTTTCGATAAACTCATCACGGCGCCTGTGGCGATGAGCCCGGCGGCAAACAGGCCCGCGCCCGCCGCCAGCAGGAGAATAGGGACGCCGCCGTCGCCCACCTTCAGCAGTTGCACGAACCCAGTCACGGCAACGACGATACCGGCGACAGCGAGAAGCTTGTGGATAGTGAATACCGGCGTGTTAAGGGGGATACCCAGCTTCCGCAGCCATATACCGGCAAAAAGAGATAAAATCAGCAACGCACCCGCAACGATCAGCTTCATTGGCATCGGTCGTTCTCCTTTCACAGATTAAAAATCAGCAAAAGCGGAGTTCTAAATCCGCGCAACGCCCGAATCTCTCGCGGCCTGACGCACCGCCTCGGCGACGGCGGGGCCGACGCGCGGGTCAAACGGCTCTGGGATGATTTTGTCACGCGCCAAATCGTCTCCGACAAGCGCGGCGAGCGCCCGGGCGGCGGCAAGCTTCATCGCGTCGTTGATGTCGGACGCGCGCACGTCGAGCGCGCCTCTAAAGATGCCGGGGAAGGCGAGAACATTATTGATCTGGTTCGGGAAATCGCTCCGTCCCGTGCCGACGATGGCGGCGCCGGCTTCAATGGCTTCGTTTGGCATGATTTCCGGCACAGGGTTTGCCATCGGGAAGAGAATGGGGTCCTTCGCCATAGAGCGCACCATCTCTTTTGTGACGGTACCAGGGGCGGATACGCCGATGAACACGTCGGCGCCTTCGATCACATCAGAGAGGCTGCCGGAGAGCTTATGGGGATTCGTCACGGCGGCGATTTCCGCCTTGGCGGCGCTGCTATTGGGGCGGCCTTCATATATGGCACCCTCCCGGTCGCACATGACGACGTTTTGAAGACCGAGCGAGAGGAGCAGCCGGATGATTGCCACGCCAGCAGCGCCCGCGCCGGAGGTGACGACCTTGATATCCTCTAGGCGTCTGCCCGTCAGCTTCAGCGCATTTAAAAGGGCCGCGAGCGTTACAACGGCCGTGCCGTGCTGATCGTCATGAAAAATCGGGATGTCGCAGATTTCCTTGAGGCGGCGCTCAATTTCGAAGCAGCGCGGCGCTGAAATGTCCTCCAGATTGATCCCGCCGAAGCTTCCGACCAGAAGCGCCACCGTGCGGACGATTTCATCGACGTCCTTGGAGCGGATGCACAGCGGCACGGCGTCTACGCCGCCGAACGCTTTGAACAGGACGCATTTGCCCTCCATCACGGGCATCCCGGCCTCCGGGCCGATGTCACCGAGGCCGAGAACGGCTGTCCCGTCAGTCACGACGGCCACAAGATTGTGCCGCCCTGTCAGAGTGTAGCTTTTCGTAATGTCCTTTTGTATTTCAAGGCAGGGCTGCGCAACGCCGGGCGTATACGCCAGCGACAAAGCCTGCTTGTTTTTAACGTCCATTTTCGGGATATAATCAATTTTACCGGCCCACTCATAATGCAGCCGGAGCGACTCCTGCGCGTAATCCATCTGTCAGCCCCCATGTTTTCAAATGCTGCCTTATTTTACAGCATCGGCCGAAAGAAAACAAGACAGGATAAAAGCCGACAAATTCAGCGTCACGTTTTTTTGACGAAAGCCAGCTCGTCGGAAAAGGTGACGCCCGTGTAGTACCAGCTTAAAATCTCTCTATATGTTTTACCCTCCTGCGCGAAGGCATTGGCCCCGTATTGGCTCATGCCGACGCCGTGGCCATAGCCCGTCGTCGTGAAAACAACGTTTTTGTCATCAAGCTTTATAGACGCCGCCGTCGAGCGCAGGCCGAACATATTGCGCAAAACGGGGCCTGTGACGCTGACACCCCCGAGCTTAACGGTACCGACACGCCCGCTTTCCGTGTAGGTAATATCGCTGACCCAGGTGGCGCTGTCTTTGCCGAAAACGGCTTCCGGATAGTATTTTAGAACGGTTTCCTTGAAATCAGCCAGCGTTACCGTGACGGATGAGACATAGTTGGGCACATCAGCCGACGATTCGGGGCTGGTGACACTGACAAGGTACGGCAGGCTTGCCGTCCAGACTTCGCCGCTTGCCGCCGTTTTCCCGGCTGACGACGAATGAAAGACGGCTTGAATCGGCGTGTTGTCATACGTGAGGCAGACACCGTCCGTCGCGCTCACGGCGTCCGTGATTTTTTTGATATAGTCGCTATAGGCATCGCCCCATTTTTGGCGGAGCGCCGCATCATCCTGATACGCCTGGCAGTCGGACGGATCGGTGCAGATGTCGGCGTCGGGATGGGTGCCGGAAACGTGGTTCATGTGATACAGCGTCTCCGTGCGGGCGGCAACAGTCTGCGCTTTCAGCGCTTCCAAGTTGAAAACGGCGGGCATTTCGGCGGCGACGACACCCACCAGATACTGCGACATTGTCATTGTGACGACCGTTTCACCTGTTTTAACGCGCACCGTCACTTGCGCATCCGTTGCTGTGCTGCCGGGCGACGCTGAAACGGCGGGGGAAGCGGACGAAGCACTGCCCGTGTCGGCGTCAATCGGCTTTGAAACCGACATTGCCATAGAGAATGCCAGCGCGAAAACAGCCAGCAGAAGTGAGACAAAAATGATTTTTTTCATCATAACCCTCCAAGGAATCGTTGACGGATGGTATGCCCTGATGTACAATAATTCAGCAGATTATTCCAAAAAAAACGCGCTGCCTATAGAGCATGGCTTGTCTGCCTCATTAATTTTATTGGAACAGGACGATGATTATGCGTAAAAATGCCGTCATTCTGCCCCTTCTGGCGCTTATTGCCGGTGCCCTTGGGTTCGCTGTCAGGCTGTATGAACGTCAAACCGTGTTTGATAGTACGACCGGTTTTCCCGTGATGTACGCCCCCGTTTCGCTGGCCTTGATCGGCCTGACTGTCGCGGTGCTGGTTTATGCAATCCTTGCCGCTGTCGTCACGTCCGGAACACATATGGCCGAGCCGTCTTATACAGGCGCGTTTGCCCCGGAGGGGTTTTCGTATATCGGTATGTCCTATCTGCTTGCCATTGTGTGGCTTGTATCAAATGTTCTGTACGTTCTGTCGCTGTTGAAAGGGAACTCGGCCGGGCTTATTCAGCTTTTCTTTATCTTCCTGTCGGTGATTGCCGCACTGTCCGTCATGTTCCTGGCACGGGCGGCCTATAAAGGTCGCGGCGGCGCCGAGCTGCTCTTTTTCAGCATCATGCCGCCGCTCTTTTACTGCTTCTGGCTTGTGGTTCTGTATAAGGAGAACGCCTCCAATCCCGTTCTGCTTGACTACTGCTATGAGACGCTCGCCATTGCCGCTGCGGCGCTTGCCACCTATTTCAGTGCCGGTTATGTTTTCAAAAAAGCAGCCACAGGCTGGACGCTGTTTTCTTACCTCACAACGATCTATTTTGGCACCGTCGTCCTTGCCGATAAAAGCCGGATGACCGGCAACACAGACCTGCCGATTCTCCTCATTTTCGCCGTCACGGTCGCTGTCGCGTTTATGAACGCCGTCGTCTTTATCAAAAACCTCCAGGACCGCGACGACGTGGCTTGAACGTACCGCTGCAACCGGCACATGCGGACAAGTTGCCATTTCCCCCCGCCGGCATAAGATACATTGCACATTATTATTGTGCAAAGCCACATTGGCGGAGATGGAGGGGCGCAGGTTGTCAACCGAAGTATGGGTGGCGCTGCTCGCGCTTGCCGGGACACTGGCAGGCTCTTTTAGCGGAATTTTGGTGGCGAACAAGCTGGTTAATTACCGGCTGGAACAACTTGAGAAAAAAGTAGAGAAGCATAACAATCTTTTTGAGCGTATCGCTATGGCGGAAAATGATATCAAGATCATCAGCCACAGAATTGACGATCTTGAGAAGACGCGTGAATAAACCGGAGAGGCCAGCCTCTCCGGTTTTCTGGTGTCCCCTGACGAAACACTGTTTGAAACGCCCTTCATCATCTGATATAATCGAGAAAAACGACGGGGGGAGTTATGATGTTCATTCAAGGGCTTCAAGCGGAGGAAACCGCCGTATTAAACGCCGCGTATGCTATATGTGCCGCTGCCAGAACAGCCCCGAAAGGGCGGGGGATCGACTTTATCAAGACGGCCGTCCTGACAGGCGAGGATAAAAGCGCTGTTGCCCGGGAAATGCGCCGCATCAGCTCGCTCATGCAGGTGCCCTTCCTCACACGCGATGCCGATAACGTTGACAAAAGCGGCGCCGTCGTCCTCGTCGGCGTCACGGAGGGCACGCGCGGCCTTGGCAAAATTTGCGGCCTTTGCGGGTATGAAGACTGCGTGGCCTGTAAAGATGCCCTCGGCAGCTGTGTTTACACAACGATTGACCTCGGTATTGCCATTGGCTCGGCTGTCTCGCTGGCCGCCGACCTTCGGCTCGACAACCGCGTTATGTTTTCCGTCGGAAAAGCAGCCGCCTCCCTGAAGCTTTTGGGGGACTGCGCCGTCGTCATGGGCATTCCGCTGTCCGTCTCCGGCAAATCGCCGTTTTTCGACAGGAGATAGGGCATACATTAAAATAATAAAAGATTCTTCGCCGAACGGCTCAGAATGACGGGACTCAGTTGTCATTCTGAGGGGCAATTGCCCCGAAGAATCTTTTTGTTTTAAAGATCATTATTTTATACGATGACGCTGCCGGTGCCGCCATCATCACTGCCGCCCTTCAGCATTTCCAGCTGCATTTGATAGATAGACGTCATCAGTTTGCTGGACGTCTCCGAGGCGTCACCGTCACTGGCGCTCAGTGAGCCGATCATGCTCGTCAGGCTTGTGCCGTCCGCGCTGGACAGCTGCCCGCTTGAAATCATGGCGGCTAATAAGGAATAGGCGGACGTTTCCGTCACCGTGCCGCCCGTCACGCCGGTGTCGGCGGAAGATGTTGCCACCGTCCCGGCATTGAGATCGCTGCCCAGATAGCCGAGAACCTTTTTGACGTAATTTTGCGTCTCGTCGTACGGCGGGATACCGTTATATTTGGCAACGGCGCCGGGGCCCGCGTTGTAGGCGGCCACGGCCAGCGTCGTGTTGCCGCCGAAACGGCTTAAAAGCTGGCTTAAATATTTTGCGCCGCCCATAATGTTCTGTTCGGGGTCATACGCGTCCGTCACGCCGAGAGAC belongs to Oscillospiraceae bacterium CM and includes:
- a CDS encoding sodium:alanine symporter family protein, which translates into the protein MVGFKEFNAALSGFVWGWPMLALIVGSGLYIGIRTGFIQIFEFRYAMKNTIGKAFKKQKSAKGAVTPFQALTTALAATVGTGNIAGITSAVTLGGAGSIFWLWISAIIGMGTKYAEILLAVHYREKNAKGDYVGGPMYTIQNGLGGHFRWLAVTFSIFGAVAAFGVGNAVQVGTMTSSITSAIGSFYPAAAGSRGLINLIIGLAVAVMTALTLFGGVKRIGRVTELIVPFMAALYILASLAVIVVNIGSVGTVFAKILHDAFSPAAALGGAAGISIKTAVGWGFRRGVFSNEAGLGSAPIAHASSSEINPVKQGLYGVFEVFVDTIVLCTLTGLTLLMSGIVIPYGTHGTTALNIASFGTVFGDKAAGVILAVGMSMFALATVFGWALYGTRCAEYLFGTGCIKYYQALYVLVTVAGATVDLESVWQLADTLNGLMAIPNLIAVMALTGVVAKLTKEHFEGHEQCLRANIPKRQSKNRHRA
- a CDS encoding NADP-dependent malic enzyme yields the protein MDYAQESLRLHYEWAGKIDYIPKMDVKNKQALSLAYTPGVAQPCLEIQKDITKSYTLTGRHNLVAVVTDGTAVLGLGDIGPEAGMPVMEGKCVLFKAFGGVDAVPLCIRSKDVDEIVRTVALLVGSFGGINLEDISAPRCFEIERRLKEICDIPIFHDDQHGTAVVTLAALLNALKLTGRRLEDIKVVTSGAGAAGVAIIRLLLSLGLQNVVMCDREGAIYEGRPNSSAAKAEIAAVTNPHKLSGSLSDVIEGADVFIGVSAPGTVTKEMVRSMAKDPILFPMANPVPEIMPNEAIEAGAAIVGTGRSDFPNQINNVLAFPGIFRGALDVRASDINDAMKLAAARALAALVGDDLARDKIIPEPFDPRVGPAVAEAVRQAARDSGVARI
- the spoIID gene encoding stage II sporulation protein D yields the protein MKKIIFVSLLLAVFALAFSMAMSVSKPIDADTGSASSASPAVSASPGSTATDAQVTVRVKTGETVVTMTMSQYLVGVVAAEMPAVFNLEALKAQTVAARTETLYHMNHVSGTHPDADICTDPSDCQAYQDDAALRQKWGDAYSDYIKKITDAVSATDGVCLTYDNTPIQAVFHSSSAGKTAASGEVWTASLPYLVSVTSPESSADVPNYVSSVTVTLADFKETVLKYYPEAVFGKDSATWVSDITYTESGRVGTVKLGGVSVTGPVLRNMFGLRSTAASIKLDDKNVVFTTTGYGHGVGMSQYGANAFAQEGKTYREILSWYYTGVTFSDELAFVKKT
- a CDS encoding ferredoxin; this encodes MFIQGLQAEETAVLNAAYAICAAARTAPKGRGIDFIKTAVLTGEDKSAVAREMRRISSLMQVPFLTRDADNVDKSGAVVLVGVTEGTRGLGKICGLCGYEDCVACKDALGSCVYTTIDLGIAIGSAVSLAADLRLDNRVMFSVGKAAASLKLLGDCAVVMGIPLSVSGKSPFFDRR
- a CDS encoding lytic transglycosylase domain-containing protein, coding for MKRCLYRVCQNDCAVAALILLFCPKNKAVIRAADDSALNSILLVCPRHAILKLPRSFWQRVICPALHVLYGEGFVMSAEIGAIGSGSTSASVKAARAAATSDFSSLLQKSSGNVDLDVIFKAAAEKYNVPVRLLKAVAKTESNYNPKATSSCGAIGIMQLMPSTAKSLGVTDAYDPEQNIMGGAKYLSQLLSRFGGNTTLAVAAYNAGPGAVAKYNGIPPYDETQNYVKKVLGYLGSDLNAGTVATSSADTGVTGGTVTETSAYSLLAAMISSGQLSSADGTSLTSMIGSLSASDGDASETSSKLMTSIYQMQLEMLKGGSDDGGTGSVIV